In Ascaphus truei isolate aAscTru1 chromosome 7, aAscTru1.hap1, whole genome shotgun sequence, one genomic interval encodes:
- the LOC142498691 gene encoding SERTA domain-containing protein 2-like — MPTKGTKRKFSDWEEAGIDGHPSLRAEGYSFIRQSLLNMSLDKFNKGRMMVEPSLRRSVLIANTLRIIQEEIRRDNSCPVLGMGVPGTDYPSPGDVGGLRDQSPRIVTETHPSSIPEDLENILLSSAEEDFSFSAAISSILRELENVSDEGSPQNLLRLSGIQDPEARLEFGLNASSPLTPRLAQLEGSCVEAVKEDMGKEAVFASNSDTRPLEVNEDIELISELVLDAAYSENLHELPVAMDTSLLKEVSAEASDSAVPEAPVVMDTSSALKEVPGVAQSMHKASTGLTQGLRTMEPVFGSFEIMSSSYLKDLSLDDPFSDIDTSVFEREVSALGAGSFSRSYAAEDLLFPFSCNSMSYNSSQGGRDSNELDNIIEILVGS, encoded by the coding sequence ATGCCTACCAAAGGCACTAAACGGAAGTTTTCTGACTGGGAGGAGGCCGGGATAGATGGGCATCCCTCCTTGCGGGCGGAGGGCTACTCCTTCATCCGCCAGTCCCTGCTGAATATGTCTCTGGATAAATTTAACAAAGGTCGTATGATGGTGGAGCCCAGTCTGCGGCGCTCTGTGCTTATAGCAAACACGCTCCGCATCATCCAGGAGGAGATCCGGCGAGATAACAGCTGCCCTGTGCTGGGTATGGGTGTCCCTGGTACTGATTATCCATCTCCTGGTGACGTGGGGGGCCTTCGAGATCAGTCTCCCCGCATAGTGACGGAAACTCATCCGTCCAGCATCCCAGAAGATTTAGAGAACATCCTGCTATCTTCGGCTGAAGAAGACTTCTCGTTTTCTGCTGCCATCTCTTCTATCCTGAGAGAGCTGGAAAACGTATCCGATGAGGGCTCCCCACAGAACTTGCTGCGTCTGTCTGGTATCCAGGATCCCGAGGCCAGGCTTGAGTTTGGCCTCAATGCCTCCTCTCCTCTGACCCCTAGGCTTGCTCAGCTAGAGGGGAGCTGCGTTGAGGCCGTGAAGGAAGACATGGGAAAGGAAGCAGTGTTTGCCTCTAACTCTGATACAAGACCCTTGGAAGTGAACGAGGACATAGAGTTGATAAGTGAACTGGTGCTGGATGCGGCCTACTCAGAAAATCTGCATGAGCTTCCAGTAGCTATGGACACCTCGCTGTTAAAAGAAGTGTCTGCTGAGGCCTCAGATTCAGCAGTGCCTGAAGCACCGGTTGTCATGGACACTTCCTCTGCCTTGAAAGAAGTGCCCGGCGTAGCCCAGTCCATGCATAAAGCCTCCACGGGACTGACTCAGGGACTCCGAACCATGGAGCCAGTCTTTGGAAGCTTTGAAATCATGAGCTCCAGCTACCTCAAAGATCTCTCCCTCGATGACCCCTTTTCAGACATAGACACCtctgtgtttgagagagaggttTCAGCTTTGGGGGCTGGTTCCTTCAGCCGCTCCTATGCCGCAGAAGACctcttgtttcctttttcctgtAACTCAATGTCCTACAACTCCAGCCAAGGGGGCAGAGACTCTAACGAACTAGACAACATCATAGAGATCCTGGTGGGTTCCTGA